The region AGCAGATTTATCTTGCTGTTTATCTCATCTTGCTTTTGCTTATAGCTTAGCGCTTCAACCTTTGCAGCGTGAAATTTAGCCTTGATCGCTTCAAACTCATCAATCGCCGCAAGTCCGGCGGAGTAAAATTTCTCAAGTCTATCAAGGGCGTTTTTAAGGTAGTTTATCTGAGCCTCTTTTGCTTTTATGATCTCATTTAGCGCAATGAAGTTAAAGTAAAGCCTGCAAATATCAAGAGCAAGAGAGTTTTTAAAATCCTCATTTTTTAAAATTTCACTTCCGTGCAGGTGCTTAAGCGCGGCTAAGCTCGCCTCTCTTTTGCCTCCGTCATATAACAAAAACTCGATACTTGCTAAAATTTGCAAGCTTTGCTTTGGAGTTAGTATGCTAGGATCTAGCAAATGATAATTATATCCGCCTTTTAAGTTTAAATTTGGCATATAAGAGCTGCGAATGCTTTCGTGCTTAAGCTGTGATTTTTGAGGCTGCATGCTTGAAATTTGAGCCAAATTTGAGCTGTGAGCTAAATTTATGATCTCGCTTAGACTGCTTGCGTTTAGACTTAAACCAAGAGCAAGCGCCAGACAAGCCTTTTTCATTCTAAATCCATAAGGCTTAGTAGATGTCTGCTAAAAAGATAAAATAGATTAAATTCATACTTAAATGCCATCTTTGCCATCCTTTATTCAAATTTTAGCACTAAATATCTAATGAAAACTCCGCACCAAATTCATAACAAGCAGATTCCAGCCATCTACAAGCACGAAGATAAGCAGCTTAAAAGGTAGAGAAATCATAGTAGGAGGAAGCATCATCATACCCATACTCATAAGCACGGAGCTTACAACCATATCTATAACCAAAAACGGCAGATATATCAAAAACGCTATCTCAAAAGCGGTCTTTAGCTCGCTTATCATAAATGCACTCATGGTTATAGTTAGCGGAATTTCTTCGATATTTTGCGGATTTGGCAAATTTCTTATGCGGAAAAACAGAGCCAAATCCTTTTCTCTGGTATTTTTTATCATAAATTCTTTAAACGGCTTAACTCCCTCTTCAAACGCAACCTGATAGCTTATCTTCTCATCCAGATAGGGCTTAACGGCTACGTCATAAGA is a window of Campylobacter sp. CCUG 57310 DNA encoding:
- the fliP gene encoding flagellar type III secretion system pore protein FliP (The bacterial flagellar biogenesis protein FliP forms a type III secretion system (T3SS)-type pore required for flagellar assembly.), which encodes MKKLLFLLFFALAVFADDNLTIPTVNLTLTAPDTPQQLVTSLNVLIVLTILTLAPSLVFMMTSFLRLIIVFSFLRQAMGTQQMPPSTVLISLAMVLTFFIMEPVVKQSYDVAVKPYLDEKISYQVAFEEGVKPFKEFMIKNTREKDLALFFRIRNLPNPQNIEEIPLTITMSAFMISELKTAFEIAFLIYLPFLVIDMVVSSVLMSMGMMMLPPTMISLPFKLLIFVLVDGWNLLVMNLVRSFH